The sequence TGAAGATATCCGTCTGGCAGTTGAAAAACTGCTTCGTCAATCCGCAGAGAGCCGACAGCCGATGAACGGTCTGATTATCGATCTTCGCGGTAATCCCGGCGGTCTGCTTTCGGCTGCGGTTGAAATATCTTCTCTGTTTATGGAGAAAGGCAGTACGGTCGTCACCATAAGGGGGCGATCTCCGGAATCAGAGAAAATCTATAAAACGGAACAGCTCCCCATCGCCGAAGCGTTTCCGATTGCCGTACTGATCAACCGGGAGAGCGCATCCGCATCCGAAATAATATCGGGGGCCGTTCAGGATCTGGATCGCGGAGTCGTTATCGGAGAACGCTCATACGGGAAGGGTCTGGTACAGTCCGTTATACGACTGCCCTACGACAATACCCTGAAAGTCACGACGGCAAAATACTATACCCCTTCCGGTCGTTTGATCCAGAAGCCGCATGCCGATAGCGGTACGGCAAGAAATGTCCTGATGAAAAACGATGACCGCAAGGCTCTGCCGGTCTATTACACGGCAGGAAAACGTAAGGTATACGGCGGCGGTGGTATTGCACCCGATATGACTGTGGCGGATATTTCGCGATCAGAATACGAACAGGAGCTTCGACGCAGGGGTATGATTTTTTTGTTTGCTGCCCGGTACCGGGCTTTGCACCCCGATGCTGTTCGGCAACCGCTCGACCGCGCAGTGCTTATTGACGAATTCGCGTTCTTTCTCCGTCAGCAGGGCTTTTCATTCACTTCAGCTCCGGAACGGCATCTCAAGGAACTTGAAGAGAGTATAGCTGAAGAGCAGGGGGATAAAAAAGCAGCAGGGCCCGAAAGTATTCCGGGATTGAAACAGGAACTCGCAAGAATGAAACAGAAGCGCGTCGACGGAGAGTCGGAGCGGATTGCCCGGCTGCTTGAACTTGAAATCATGCGCCATGGCGACGAAAATGCATCGCGCAGGGCAGCGCTCGGCGACGATCCTGTTGTGCAGAAAGCCCTGGCTCTGCTTGCCGACCCGAAAGCCTATTCAAGGCAGCTCAAGCCCTGAGATCGTTTTCGGTTGCGTTTCATACCATCTGATCTGACGGTGAATGCCAAGCACGATCATGAGGTTGCTGATGGTAAGCAGGCTCTCTGCCGAGCCGTGCAGCAGGTCGTCATGCGAGAGCGAATGATACCCTCTTACCCCGGTAGCCAGATACATGAAGAAAACCGTAACGGAAATGAATACCAGTACGAACCAGAATCCGGCCACGGTAAGTCCTGAAAATACGGTCGGGTCTTTCTTCCTTACCCTGATCAGCATAATCAGAAACGTGATGTAAACCACGCTTGAAATCTGAAGAATCGCATCGAAAATGTCTTCTCCCATATACGATTGCGGTTTACCGGCAATCATGACTGTCGCGAGTCCTGCCATTATGCCTGTAGCCGGTGTCGTTCCGGATATTTTCAGAATCCTCAGAGTCGACCACAACAGCGAGATGCTGCCGAACAGATTGATGGTTTCCGAAAGATCGAGCAGCAGCGGGATGCTGTCGGTAGAAATATGGTAGGCCAGCACGAAAAAGCTTCCGAACCAGTGAGGCAGCATCGACAGTCCGAAAAACCGGATCTCCTCCCTTCCGGTTATCCTGCCATAGCGGTACATCATGAACGCGGCCACACCCCACTCCAGCGAAGATGAGAGATGAATCAACCAGTTTGGCAGCGAAAGCAGCCCTGCCCAGTTCAGGCTCATACGGTTCTATTCGGTAACAGGTTATCAAAAACGATGTTTTCTGAGCGGAAGCCTCCCTGAAGATCAGCTTCCCTTGAGGAGGTGGTAGATGTTTTTCGAGAAAATTTTCATCTGCACGCTCCAGGGCGCCGGGACCATCTTCTTGTAGAGATAGGAGTCGAAGGTAATGCGCTGCACATCGTCATCGGCGCAGATCGCAACGAAGCTCTCCCTGAGCCGGTCATTCCGGTAATACACGCTCTGCAGCACTTCCAGGCCGAAAAAAATCGGAGCATAGAGCTTTCGGAACTCTTTTTCGTAAAGGGCGAGCGGACTCCCGTTTTTGATGTGGTCGATCATGGCAAGCGCTCCGAGTTTGCCAGAGCGCATGGCAAAAAAGATTCCCTCGCCATTGGCCGGCGTCACCAGACCGGCGGCGTCCCCGATAAGAATCGCCCGATCCCCGGTAAACGAACGCCTCGGTTTCATGGGAATTTTCGCGGCTTCATCGAGATAAGGGCTGGCGGCAATGCCGATTTTTTCAACAAACCGCTTCTGAAGCGCCTTGATGTTATGCTTATTATCCTCCGTTCCCGTACCGATTGCCAGATGATCAGCCTTGGGAAAGATCCATCCGTAAAAATCCGGAGATACTTCGCCGTCAAACCAGATTTCAACGATATCGCTGAACTCTTGAATTGCCGGAGTGTATCTGAACCGCTGCTGCATGGCGATCACTTTCAGTTCGTTTGGCGGGAAGTGCAGCTGGTCGGCGGTTTTCGAGTTCGCTCCGTCAGCTCCTATAATGTATCGGGCCTCGATCGGAGGAAGTTTGTCGTTCAGCGTTTTGATGATGAACGCATCGCCTTGCCGCTCTATCGAACTTACCAGGCCTTCCATCACTTCGCAGCCCGATTTGCCGGCTTCATCGCGCAGATAGCGGTCGAACCTTTCGCGGCGCACCATTCCCACATAACCGTTCGGCATATGCATGCCTATAACCCGCCCCTTCGGCGACCGGGCCCGCATGTGCGAAAGTTTCTTTTCGACAAGTTCGG comes from Chlorobium limicola DSM 245 and encodes:
- a CDS encoding S41 family peptidase, whose translation is MKPVSFRRHVVAGLTAALLALSLPGSHLQAVPKENPGQAYFEIVKGIDLLGEVYRRLSENYVEPIDAVKLMYAAIDGMLAVLDPYTVFLDESQSEELGEMTSGQYTGIGLNMSRFVEKVYITSVLEGYPAWKAGIRTGDRIVRINGNFVTGKNLDEIRAMMKGGTGTPLMMKIEREGGRDPGIITLSREEVRAGTVPYSGIIGQTGYLEISSFSSHSTEDIRLAVEKLLRQSAESRQPMNGLIIDLRGNPGGLLSAAVEISSLFMEKGSTVVTIRGRSPESEKIYKTEQLPIAEAFPIAVLINRESASASEIISGAVQDLDRGVVIGERSYGKGLVQSVIRLPYDNTLKVTTAKYYTPSGRLIQKPHADSGTARNVLMKNDDRKALPVYYTAGKRKVYGGGGIAPDMTVADISRSEYEQELRRRGMIFLFAARYRALHPDAVRQPLDRAVLIDEFAFFLRQQGFSFTSAPERHLKELEESIAEEQGDKKAAGPESIPGLKQELARMKQKRVDGESERIARLLELEIMRHGDENASRRAALGDDPVVQKALALLADPKAYSRQLKP
- a CDS encoding DUF3593 domain-containing protein, producing the protein MSLNWAGLLSLPNWLIHLSSSLEWGVAAFMMYRYGRITGREEIRFFGLSMLPHWFGSFFVLAYHISTDSIPLLLDLSETINLFGSISLLWSTLRILKISGTTPATGIMAGLATVMIAGKPQSYMGEDIFDAILQISSVVYITFLIMLIRVRKKDPTVFSGLTVAGFWFVLVFISVTVFFMYLATGVRGYHSLSHDDLLHGSAESLLTISNLMIVLGIHRQIRWYETQPKTISGLELP
- a CDS encoding geranylgeranyl diphosphate reductase, with the protein product MRYDVAVIGGGPSGAVAAAILAHAGLETVLVERNLDNVKPCGGAIPLGLIEEFNLPAELVEKKLSHMRARSPKGRVIGMHMPNGYVGMVRRERFDRYLRDEAGKSGCEVMEGLVSSIERQGDAFIIKTLNDKLPPIEARYIIGADGANSKTADQLHFPPNELKVIAMQQRFRYTPAIQEFSDIVEIWFDGEVSPDFYGWIFPKADHLAIGTGTEDNKHNIKALQKRFVEKIGIAASPYLDEAAKIPMKPRRSFTGDRAILIGDAAGLVTPANGEGIFFAMRSGKLGALAMIDHIKNGSPLALYEKEFRKLYAPIFFGLEVLQSVYYRNDRLRESFVAICADDDVQRITFDSYLYKKMVPAPWSVQMKIFSKNIYHLLKGS